The Lewinellaceae bacterium genome includes a region encoding these proteins:
- a CDS encoding sterol desaturase family protein — MNPEKWVILFSTPIYAILIGFEFFFSYWKDRKLYTVADTTTNVYLMLLNMGLDALLRVFSFSFLMYFYQFRIGEITNPFLYWFLLFVAEDFIFYWLHRIDHHSRLFWAVHVTHHSSPLFNLTTGFRSSVFQPLYRFFYFIPLSLVGFQALDIFLMYAITQIYGIIIHTETVGKLGFLEKILVTPSLHRVHHATNIPYLDKNMGMCLIIWDKLFGTFAEEDESITTQYGLFEKEIKRDPINIVFHEWKDLWKILKRPLPVKTKFLYLFKPPGWSHDGSTKTSKELQEEYFTNINSTN, encoded by the coding sequence ATGAATCCTGAGAAATGGGTGATCCTCTTCAGCACACCGATCTATGCGATTTTGATCGGTTTTGAATTTTTTTTCAGCTACTGGAAGGATCGAAAATTGTACACCGTTGCTGATACCACTACCAACGTATATCTCATGTTGCTAAACATGGGATTGGACGCCTTACTTAGAGTATTTTCGTTCTCTTTCCTGATGTATTTTTATCAATTCAGGATCGGAGAAATAACCAATCCTTTCCTTTACTGGTTTTTACTGTTTGTAGCCGAAGACTTTATTTTTTACTGGCTGCACCGCATTGATCACCACAGCCGATTATTTTGGGCCGTACACGTAACACATCATTCTTCGCCTCTCTTCAACCTGACCACCGGGTTCCGCTCTTCGGTCTTTCAGCCATTGTACCGGTTTTTCTATTTTATTCCGTTGTCTCTTGTAGGTTTTCAGGCCCTGGATATATTTTTAATGTATGCCATCACCCAGATATATGGCATTATTATTCATACGGAAACAGTAGGCAAGCTCGGTTTTTTGGAGAAAATACTGGTCACGCCTTCTCTCCATAGAGTGCATCACGCCACCAATATTCCTTACCTGGATAAAAACATGGGCATGTGTCTCATTATTTGGGATAAGTTATTCGGGACCTTCGCGGAGGAGGATGAAAGCATAACCACCCAATACGGCCTTTTTGAAAAAGAGATCAAAAGAGACCCGATCAATATAGTTTTCCACGAATGGAAAGATCTTTGGAAAATACTTAAAAGACCATTACCTGTTAAGACAAAATTTTTGTACCTTTTCAAGCCTCCGGGATGGAGCCATGACGGGAGTACGAAAACGTCGAAAGAGCTTCAGGAAGAATACTTTACAAATATTAATTCTACCAATTAA
- a CDS encoding pilus assembly protein TadD: MQAGRPLIGLSILLNSIFISCSDDPEPKTIYKNLAPDAQYVGMQACLTCHSEVHKTFQYTGMGRSFAPAHQRNSQAVFDDNALVYDEGSDFYYFPFVKDSLMYVREFRLDEKGDTIHQRVEKISYIVGSGHHTNSHIIDINGYIFQAPVTYYTQDGKWDMAPSFREEGNLRFGRALDSECITCHNHFPTHVSGSLNKFTAMPSGIECERCHGPGGLHVESINAGILVNTEKEPDYTIVNPAKLPRNLQLDLCQRCHLQGIAVLEEGKTFYDFKPGMPLNEVFNVFLPRFANSDKQFIMASQADRLRQSQCFQKTDMTCLSCHNPHESVQQLDPQYFVNICLKCHQSDDQKKCSETLEERSKVDNQCSTCHMPKSGSIDIAHVRITDHKIQRSPSKEKNLNGNKSFFGLEMLTKTNPGKLDMARGYLAYYDKYATVPNLLDSVKFYLDQCAPDQSGVFDAEIHFLFNKKDYPSIIQKAEDRDTSQIRDAWTAYRIAEAYYQAGDPIQAIWFIEKAAKMQPLNLDFLEKEAIILLALRRYKEARLTFDFILSENPKRPETLCNRGFLHVLQGNLPLGELLYDQAIALDPDYEQALINKAAVRNASNDKEGALKLVKRVLIINPDNLQAQQALGQLGIR, encoded by the coding sequence ATGCAAGCTGGAAGGCCTCTGATCGGATTATCTATTTTACTTAACTCGATATTTATTTCGTGCTCTGATGATCCGGAGCCCAAAACTATTTACAAGAACCTCGCCCCCGATGCCCAATACGTTGGTATGCAGGCCTGCCTCACCTGCCATTCGGAAGTGCACAAGACTTTTCAGTACACGGGAATGGGGCGTTCTTTTGCTCCCGCGCATCAGCGCAACAGCCAAGCTGTATTTGATGACAATGCCCTGGTTTATGATGAGGGATCCGATTTTTATTATTTTCCGTTTGTGAAGGACAGCCTGATGTATGTCAGAGAATTCCGGCTGGACGAAAAGGGCGATACCATTCATCAACGGGTAGAAAAGATCAGTTATATCGTCGGCTCCGGACATCATACCAATTCTCATATCATCGATATCAACGGTTATATTTTCCAGGCTCCGGTGACGTATTACACCCAGGACGGCAAATGGGATATGGCGCCCAGTTTTCGGGAGGAAGGAAACTTGCGTTTTGGGCGGGCTCTGGACTCAGAGTGCATTACCTGCCACAATCATTTTCCCACCCATGTTTCCGGCAGCCTCAATAAATTTACCGCCATGCCTTCGGGAATTGAATGCGAGCGCTGTCATGGCCCCGGAGGGCTGCATGTGGAATCCATCAACGCGGGCATTTTGGTCAATACGGAAAAAGAACCCGATTATACCATTGTGAACCCCGCTAAATTACCCCGGAATTTGCAGTTGGACCTGTGCCAAAGGTGTCACTTGCAAGGAATTGCGGTATTGGAGGAGGGAAAGACTTTTTACGATTTCAAACCCGGGATGCCCCTCAATGAGGTATTTAATGTGTTTCTGCCTCGTTTTGCAAATTCCGATAAGCAGTTCATCATGGCTTCCCAGGCCGACCGGCTCCGGCAAAGCCAATGTTTTCAAAAAACGGACATGACCTGCCTCTCCTGTCACAACCCACATGAAAGTGTCCAACAACTGGATCCCCAATATTTTGTCAATATATGCTTGAAGTGCCACCAGTCAGATGATCAAAAAAAATGCAGCGAAACTTTAGAAGAAAGGTCTAAAGTGGACAACCAATGCAGTACTTGCCATATGCCAAAATCGGGAAGCATCGACATTGCCCATGTGAGGATTACGGATCATAAAATTCAGCGGTCTCCTTCAAAGGAAAAAAATTTAAACGGAAATAAGTCTTTTTTCGGCCTGGAAATGCTCACCAAAACAAACCCGGGAAAACTGGATATGGCTCGTGGTTACCTGGCCTATTATGATAAATATGCCACCGTCCCGAATTTACTGGACTCCGTTAAATTTTACCTCGATCAATGTGCTCCCGATCAATCCGGCGTTTTTGATGCTGAAATTCACTTTTTGTTTAACAAAAAGGACTATCCTTCCATAATCCAAAAAGCAGAAGACCGGGATACCAGCCAGATCAGGGATGCCTGGACCGCCTACCGTATTGCCGAAGCATATTACCAGGCAGGCGATCCCATCCAGGCCATTTGGTTTATTGAAAAGGCTGCTAAAATGCAACCTTTAAACCTCGATTTTTTGGAAAAAGAAGCCATTATTCTCCTTGCGTTGAGACGCTACAAAGAAGCACGTTTGACTTTTGATTTTATCCTTTCGGAAAACCCCAAACGACCGGAAACCTTATGCAACCGTGGGTTTCTCCACGTTTTGCAGGGCAATCTGCCTTTAGGTGAATTATTGTACGACCAGGCCATTGCCCTCGATCCCGATTACGAACAGGCGCTGATCAATAAAGCCGCAGTCCGGAATGCTTCAAATGATAAGGAAGGGGCATTGAAACTCGTTAAACGAGTACTAATCATTAATCCGGATAATTTACAGGCTCAACAAGCATTGGGGCAATTAGGAATCAGGTGA
- a CDS encoding DUF3667 domain-containing protein, whose translation MEIDVIANTTNCPNCQAEMAITDKYCAKCGQKVQRKIPRLGELLAEFFDSVLNIDSKIVRTFRAIFIPGQLTIVYFKGIRKKYYQPFRLFFLVSVLFFTVLGFSGVKKSIMKINQNNSLRNIKEKVQADKKLTEIKDSVIVKFKDQATVNAVFDSIKTELNVLDADTLKVNLAGSYGNYKIASNDLIALSGDEIIEKYKIDGFWNQFFARQMIKTMQDPSGFTWYMLGNFIWMLILLMPAVALVLKLLYIRRKRYFVEHLTFLFHFHAFTFFLATIFILVGHYLDNYNIYLALFLGVVVYLFVAMRRFYDQGVIKTFFKFSFLGFSYLILSIIFFVLFSLISLAMF comes from the coding sequence ATGGAAATTGATGTAATCGCCAATACCACTAATTGCCCCAATTGCCAGGCTGAAATGGCCATCACGGATAAATATTGCGCAAAATGCGGACAAAAAGTCCAGCGCAAGATACCCCGGCTGGGAGAGCTCCTTGCTGAATTTTTTGATTCAGTGCTCAACATTGACTCTAAAATAGTACGCACCTTTAGAGCGATCTTTATTCCCGGGCAACTTACCATCGTTTACTTTAAAGGTATTCGAAAAAAGTATTACCAGCCCTTCAGACTTTTCTTTTTGGTTTCCGTTTTATTTTTTACGGTACTTGGGTTTTCAGGAGTGAAAAAAAGCATCATGAAGATCAACCAAAATAACAGCCTGAGAAATATTAAAGAAAAGGTTCAGGCAGACAAGAAACTGACCGAGATTAAGGATAGCGTTATCGTTAAATTCAAGGATCAGGCCACGGTTAATGCCGTATTCGATTCCATAAAAACCGAGCTGAATGTCCTGGATGCAGATACTTTAAAGGTAAATCTTGCCGGGTCGTACGGTAATTATAAGATAGCTTCCAACGATTTGATTGCCTTATCAGGGGATGAAATCATCGAAAAATACAAAATTGATGGATTCTGGAATCAGTTTTTTGCCAGGCAAATGATCAAAACCATGCAGGATCCGTCCGGATTTACCTGGTATATGCTGGGCAATTTCATCTGGATGTTGATTTTACTGATGCCGGCAGTAGCACTGGTGCTCAAGCTTTTGTATATCAGGCGGAAACGATATTTTGTGGAACACCTGACCTTCTTATTTCATTTTCATGCTTTTACCTTTTTCCTGGCGACCATTTTTATTCTGGTCGGGCACTATTTAGATAATTATAACATCTACCTGGCCCTGTTTTTGGGCGTAGTCGTTTATTTGTTTGTGGCGATGCGCCGTTTTTATGATCAGGGGGTAATAAAAACTTTTTTCAAATTTTCATTTTTAGGATTTTCCTATTTGATTTTGTCCATTATCTTTTTTGTTTTGTTTTCCTTGATTAGTTTGGCTATGTTTTAA
- a CDS encoding aminoacyl-histidine dipeptidase, with amino-acid sequence MNDIRNLEPKALWNHFADLNEVPRPSKKEERVIEFMKAFGEKLGLPTMVDEVGNVIIKKGASPGMEGRQTLVLQSHLDMVHQKNSKTNFDFDKEGIKMLIDGDWVKADGTTLGADNGIGVASIMTLLASDDIPHPPLEALFTIDEETGMTGAMGLKGGLLSGHVLLNLDTEDDDELTIGCAGGVDVNINGTYRVEASGDHCTAYKLSVTGLTGGHSGMDIYKGRGNANKIINRLLFGTTDPFTLRIAEIDGGGLRNAIPRESFAIVVVPNDHCAAFEAHIQSLEPVLKNEYLTTDPDLHVNLEKTTVPPKVMPEMDQKKLLRSIYACPNGIYRMSPDIKDLVQTSNNIARVLVKDGIVQIQCLTRGSVDSEKMDLAQAIQSTFELFGAEVTFTGGYPGWAPKPEAGIVKLMSGLYKELFDGEAKVAACHAGLECGILGTNYPDIEMISFGPNIRGAHSPDEKVQISSVQKYWGFLLETLKRVN; translated from the coding sequence ATGAACGATATAAGAAACCTGGAGCCCAAAGCACTTTGGAATCATTTTGCAGATTTGAATGAAGTGCCAAGGCCCTCCAAAAAAGAAGAAAGAGTCATTGAATTTATGAAAGCCTTTGGTGAAAAACTTGGACTGCCTACCATGGTAGATGAAGTGGGCAATGTGATCATCAAAAAAGGGGCAAGCCCCGGCATGGAAGGCCGTCAGACCCTGGTATTACAGAGCCACCTGGATATGGTCCATCAGAAAAACAGCAAAACGAATTTCGACTTCGACAAAGAAGGCATCAAAATGCTGATCGACGGCGACTGGGTGAAAGCCGATGGCACCACCCTTGGCGCAGATAACGGCATAGGTGTTGCCTCCATTATGACGCTCCTGGCTTCCGATGACATCCCCCACCCTCCTCTCGAAGCGCTTTTTACGATTGACGAAGAAACCGGTATGACGGGCGCCATGGGATTGAAAGGCGGGCTGCTCAGCGGCCATGTCCTGCTAAACCTCGACACGGAAGATGATGACGAACTGACCATCGGCTGTGCCGGAGGAGTGGATGTCAATATCAATGGCACTTATCGCGTAGAAGCATCAGGCGACCACTGCACGGCCTATAAACTCAGCGTAACCGGCCTCACCGGCGGGCACTCCGGTATGGACATTTACAAAGGCCGTGGCAATGCCAACAAAATCATCAACCGACTGCTTTTTGGAACGACAGACCCATTTACCCTGAGAATTGCGGAGATCGACGGCGGTGGATTGCGCAATGCCATTCCAAGAGAATCCTTTGCTATAGTAGTCGTTCCCAACGACCATTGTGCCGCTTTTGAGGCCCATATCCAATCGCTGGAACCGGTACTGAAAAACGAATACCTGACCACCGATCCCGATCTTCATGTCAATCTTGAAAAAACAACCGTTCCGCCTAAAGTCATGCCGGAAATGGATCAGAAAAAACTATTGCGTTCCATTTACGCCTGTCCAAACGGCATCTACCGCATGAGCCCCGACATCAAGGACCTGGTACAGACTTCCAACAACATTGCCCGGGTGCTCGTTAAAGACGGCATCGTGCAAATTCAATGTCTGACCCGGGGTTCTGTCGACAGTGAAAAGATGGATTTGGCCCAGGCCATTCAAAGTACTTTTGAATTATTCGGTGCAGAAGTTACCTTCACTGGGGGCTATCCAGGCTGGGCGCCCAAACCGGAAGCCGGCATCGTCAAACTGATGAGCGGCCTTTACAAGGAATTGTTCGATGGCGAAGCCAAAGTGGCCGCCTGTCACGCCGGACTGGAATGCGGCATCCTCGGCACCAATTACCCCGATATTGAAATGATCTCCTTCGGACCGAATATTCGCGGGGCACACTCTCCCGACGAGAAGGTGCAGATCAGCTCCGTGCAGAAGTACTGGGGCTTTTTGCTGGAGACCTTGAAGCGGGTGAATTAA
- a CDS encoding CapA family protein yields the protein MIFNDKLKDFLFGSLFFFGALFPACGQEHQSTTIDRETATVAAPDSISHDTLLAELPVEKSVKIIGVGDMMLGTNYPSTSYLPPNGGKDLLVEVREILKSADVTFGNMEGAILDSGGTPKSCKNPDVCYVFRSPESYIQHFIDAGFDVVSIANNHSGDFGAVGRAKTKEVLKKANIQFAGLAGTDEFAIFEKNGIKYGFCAFAPNSGTVDIRNISKARQIVSRLAEETDIVIVSFHGGAEGSQHQRMTRKTEYYYGENRGNVYEFAHAVVDAGADVVFGHGPHVTRAAELYKDRFIIYSMGNFCTYGRFSLSGEAGIAPIVELEVSPEGAFLGGRIIPIYQQKTHGPKIDAQKRAIKTLSNLTRQDFPETSLLIDEEGNLLKK from the coding sequence ATGATATTTAACGATAAACTGAAAGACTTCCTTTTTGGAAGTCTTTTTTTCTTTGGAGCACTATTTCCTGCCTGTGGCCAGGAACATCAATCCACCACTATCGATCGGGAAACTGCTACAGTAGCGGCTCCGGATTCTATTAGCCACGATACCTTACTTGCTGAACTTCCTGTTGAAAAGTCGGTTAAAATAATAGGAGTGGGAGACATGATGTTGGGTACGAATTATCCTTCTACCTCTTATCTGCCACCAAACGGAGGTAAAGACCTGCTCGTGGAGGTCAGGGAGATCCTGAAATCAGCAGATGTTACCTTTGGCAATATGGAAGGCGCCATCCTCGACAGTGGCGGTACCCCCAAGAGCTGTAAGAATCCCGATGTTTGTTACGTTTTCCGTTCTCCGGAAAGTTATATCCAGCATTTCATTGATGCGGGTTTTGATGTGGTTTCTATTGCCAATAACCATTCGGGAGATTTTGGAGCTGTGGGGCGGGCCAAGACAAAAGAGGTGCTTAAAAAGGCCAATATTCAATTTGCCGGGCTTGCCGGAACGGATGAGTTTGCCATTTTTGAAAAGAATGGCATAAAATATGGCTTTTGCGCTTTTGCACCCAATTCAGGAACCGTTGACATTCGAAATATTTCCAAAGCCAGACAGATCGTTTCCCGTCTGGCCGAAGAAACGGATATCGTCATTGTGTCGTTCCATGGAGGAGCAGAAGGCAGTCAGCACCAGCGCATGACCCGCAAGACAGAGTATTATTACGGAGAAAACAGGGGCAATGTGTATGAATTTGCCCATGCCGTGGTAGATGCAGGCGCCGATGTCGTTTTCGGACATGGCCCGCATGTAACCCGGGCGGCTGAATTGTATAAGGACCGGTTTATCATTTATAGTATGGGGAATTTTTGCACCTATGGCCGCTTCAGTTTGAGCGGAGAAGCAGGTATTGCCCCCATCGTTGAATTGGAAGTTTCTCCTGAAGGAGCTTTTTTGGGCGGTCGAATTATCCCCATTTACCAGCAAAAAACACATGGTCCTAAAATCGACGCTCAAAAAAGAGCTATTAAAACCCTGAGCAATCTCACCCGCCAGGATTTTCCAGAAACAAGCTTGCTCATCGATGAAGAGGGAAACCTCCTGAAAAAGTGA
- a CDS encoding M23 family metallopeptidase: MRKEKFIYNTQTLRYEKVVEPLRTTLLRFLGIACAVFFTGLLFTLVLHKYFPSPNEKALMGEIKVLKGELNAVSQSYDEITAIMADVKERHDYAHRLIYGMDPIDDGIWEGGVGGHDKYKNLRQFKNSGELMAEVETKIDKVKQKLDVYSSSLTDVIELAKEKEEMLASIPSIKPVRSDKLARSVKLLSGFGYRMHPIYKVRKMHTGIDFTAPRGTPIQATGNGIVVQAGQGSGYGNRVIIDHGYGYETLYGHMQRIDVKVGQKVIRGEQIGLVGNTGASTAPHCHYEVILKGEKVNPIQFVLDGLTPEEYQELVNASATENQSFD, encoded by the coding sequence ATGAGAAAAGAGAAATTCATCTACAATACTCAAACGTTACGTTATGAGAAAGTTGTAGAACCTTTAAGGACTACCTTGTTGAGGTTTTTAGGCATTGCATGTGCCGTATTTTTCACAGGGTTACTGTTCACTTTAGTCTTACATAAATATTTTCCTTCACCTAATGAAAAAGCCCTGATGGGCGAGATCAAAGTATTGAAAGGCGAGCTCAATGCCGTGAGTCAATCCTATGATGAAATTACAGCCATTATGGCTGATGTGAAGGAGCGTCATGATTACGCTCACAGACTCATTTACGGCATGGATCCTATCGATGACGGTATTTGGGAAGGTGGTGTCGGGGGGCACGACAAGTACAAAAATCTCCGCCAATTCAAAAATTCCGGAGAGCTAATGGCTGAAGTTGAAACAAAAATTGACAAAGTCAAGCAGAAGTTGGATGTCTATTCAAGCTCCCTGACGGATGTAATTGAACTGGCTAAAGAAAAAGAAGAAATGCTGGCAAGCATACCTTCTATTAAGCCTGTTCGTAGCGATAAACTGGCCAGGTCAGTGAAATTGCTTTCAGGCTTTGGATACCGCATGCACCCGATCTATAAGGTGCGCAAGATGCACACAGGGATTGATTTTACAGCCCCTCGTGGCACTCCCATCCAGGCAACCGGAAATGGAATTGTCGTTCAGGCGGGCCAGGGTAGCGGTTACGGAAATCGCGTGATCATTGATCACGGTTACGGTTATGAAACCCTGTATGGCCATATGCAACGTATCGATGTTAAAGTCGGACAAAAGGTGATTCGTGGCGAACAAATTGGCCTGGTGGGAAATACCGGAGCCTCTACAGCTCCACACTGTCACTACGAAGTCATTCTTAAAGGAGAGAAAGTTAACCCCATTCAGTTTGTACTGGATGGATTGACCCCTGAAGAATACCAGGAGTTGGTGAATGCTTCTGCTACTGAAAATCAATCATTTGATTAA
- a CDS encoding sterol desaturase family protein yields MMQYWDTFLKAYKGYANYLWKEIIHPDWHNYFYWLIIVSLFFFVLEVVVPWRKKQAVPRKDFWLDVFYMFFNFFLFSLIIYNAASSVVVDLFNDGIKALSGWDLQSMNPMRSWPLWAVLLLGMVVRDFTQWWIHRLLHRVDWLWEYHKVHHSVEQMGFAAQLRYHWMENIVYRTLEYIPLALLGIGLYDFFIIHIFALAWGHFNHANITVNGRVSGAVVGALIGIILSNSLLDVHLFENISTIAKWGVFAGAVIGGSFLLGPVMRMLFNSPEMHIWHHAHDLPQEKRYGVNFGLTLAVWDYLFGTAYIPSDGRDIRLGFPGVETFPKGFVGQNLHGFGMKQK; encoded by the coding sequence ATGATGCAATACTGGGATACTTTCCTGAAGGCTTACAAAGGGTATGCTAACTATCTTTGGAAAGAGATTATACATCCGGACTGGCACAATTATTTTTATTGGCTGATTATCGTGTCGCTGTTTTTCTTTGTTTTGGAAGTCGTGGTGCCCTGGCGCAAAAAACAGGCGGTCCCGAGGAAAGATTTCTGGTTGGATGTTTTTTACATGTTTTTCAATTTTTTTCTTTTTTCCCTTATTATTTATAATGCTGCTTCATCGGTCGTGGTGGATTTATTCAATGATGGCATTAAGGCCCTGTCAGGGTGGGATCTGCAATCGATGAATCCAATGCGGAGTTGGCCCCTTTGGGCTGTGCTGCTTTTGGGCATGGTGGTGCGTGATTTTACCCAATGGTGGATCCATCGTTTATTGCACCGGGTCGATTGGTTGTGGGAGTATCATAAAGTGCACCATTCGGTCGAGCAAATGGGGTTTGCAGCACAGCTTCGTTATCACTGGATGGAAAATATAGTGTACCGTACGCTGGAGTACATTCCATTGGCGCTATTGGGAATCGGGTTGTATGACTTTTTTATCATTCATATTTTTGCCCTTGCATGGGGCCATTTCAACCATGCCAATATTACGGTGAATGGCCGCGTTTCCGGAGCAGTCGTCGGTGCACTGATCGGCATCATCTTGTCGAACAGCCTGTTGGATGTACATTTGTTCGAAAATATTTCGACCATAGCGAAATGGGGTGTTTTTGCAGGGGCTGTAATAGGTGGAAGTTTTCTCTTGGGCCCGGTGATGCGGATGTTGTTCAATAGCCCGGAGATGCATATCTGGCATCACGCCCATGATTTGCCGCAGGAGAAAAGGTACGGCGTTAATTTTGGATTGACCCTGGCTGTTTGGGATTACCTGTTTGGGACAGCCTATATTCCTTCTGATGGACGGGATATTCGACTCGGTTTTCCGGGGGTGGAAACTTTCCCAAAAGGGTTCGTCGGACAGAACTTGCACGGCTTTGGAATGAAACAAAAATAA
- the gatB gene encoding Asp-tRNA(Asn)/Glu-tRNA(Gln) amidotransferase subunit GatB, whose protein sequence is MSKNHYDKYETVVGLEVHVQLATQSKAFCADDASFGGEPNTHISVISLGHPGTLPRLNKKQFEFAIRLGLALESRISPVSYFDRKNYFYADLPKGYQITQDRLPVCVGGHIDVRVGEAERRIRIHHIHMEEDAGKSIHDQDETNSLIDLNRAGVPLLEIVTEPDFRSAEEVDVFMNNMRRLVRYLEISDGNMEQGSMRCDCNVSVRLKGEETFGERCEIKNMNSMRFARRAINFEFSRQVDLIESGGKVQQQTLNFDPVTGTTSPLRDKEDAHDYRYFPEPDLPPFVASEAIIEGIKAEMPTLPEQHFVHFTETMGITAYDAGILVEEKSVALFFLELCKHTKNTKGAANLIINRINPICKDMEIDIEAFPVSLTGLAELIELIDTDKISNAMAYQRLLPEMLEKPGNTPLDLANQLGLIQTSDEGFIEKIVDEVILAFPDKVTAYQSGKKGLLGFFMGEVMKRSQGKAEPKSTNALLLEKLG, encoded by the coding sequence ATGTCTAAAAATCATTACGATAAATACGAAACAGTCGTCGGGCTGGAAGTCCATGTTCAATTGGCTACTCAAAGCAAGGCTTTTTGCGCTGACGATGCCAGTTTTGGCGGGGAGCCCAATACGCATATTAGCGTGATCTCCCTGGGACACCCGGGCACTTTGCCGCGGTTGAACAAAAAACAATTCGAGTTTGCCATCCGCCTGGGGCTGGCCCTGGAAAGCAGGATTAGCCCGGTGAGTTATTTTGACCGCAAGAATTATTTCTATGCTGACCTGCCCAAAGGGTACCAGATCACCCAGGACAGGCTACCGGTTTGTGTGGGCGGACATATTGATGTCAGGGTAGGAGAAGCGGAACGAAGGATCAGGATACACCATATCCACATGGAGGAGGATGCCGGAAAATCCATCCACGATCAGGATGAAACCAATTCGTTGATCGACCTGAACCGGGCAGGAGTTCCTTTGCTGGAAATTGTAACGGAGCCCGATTTTCGCTCTGCGGAAGAGGTGGATGTTTTTATGAACAATATGCGGCGCCTGGTGCGTTATCTTGAGATTTCCGACGGGAATATGGAGCAGGGATCCATGCGTTGCGATTGTAATGTCTCTGTCCGGTTAAAAGGCGAAGAAACTTTCGGAGAAAGATGTGAGATCAAAAACATGAACTCCATGCGATTTGCCCGGCGGGCGATTAATTTTGAGTTTTCCAGACAGGTGGACTTGATTGAAAGTGGTGGAAAAGTGCAACAACAAACATTAAATTTTGATCCTGTTACCGGAACTACTTCTCCTTTGCGCGATAAGGAGGATGCCCATGATTACCGTTATTTTCCGGAACCTGATTTACCTCCTTTCGTAGCCAGTGAAGCCATTATAGAGGGCATAAAAGCTGAAATGCCTACTTTGCCGGAGCAGCATTTTGTACATTTTACCGAAACGATGGGCATCACGGCTTATGATGCCGGTATTTTGGTTGAAGAAAAAAGTGTAGCCCTGTTTTTCCTGGAATTGTGCAAGCATACCAAAAATACCAAAGGAGCCGCCAATCTGATCATCAACAGGATCAATCCGATCTGCAAAGATATGGAGATTGACATCGAAGCCTTTCCGGTATCATTGACGGGATTGGCTGAATTGATAGAATTGATTGATACGGATAAGATCAGCAACGCTATGGCCTATCAACGGCTGTTGCCTGAGATGTTGGAAAAACCAGGGAACACTCCACTTGACCTGGCCAATCAACTTGGATTGATCCAGACCAGTGATGAAGGATTCATCGAAAAAATCGTGGATGAGGTCATCCTTGCTTTCCCCGATAAGGTGACGGCTTACCAAAGCGGAAAAAAAGGGTTACTCGGATTTTTTATGGGAGAAGTCATGAAACGGTCCCAGGGCAAGGCGGAACCTAAATCGACCAATGCCCTGTTGCTGGAAAAACTGGGATGA
- a CDS encoding metallophosphoesterase codes for MKIIQLTDLHLGKEGEDTNGIDVRDNFLRALELVEECQPDCLVITGDLCYKAPEKEIYEWAKSHLDKLSVPFELIAGNHDEPVMMSEVFNLNGDLKPDGIYYSRKIAGEKMLFLDTAPAKIAPPQMEWIREQLNKLQQDLIIFMHHPPLLSDVPFMDKNHAFKNRSEIQQLFSNHTHNLTIFTGHYHVERTLRLGNMEVNITPSTFFQISRKSPAFEVDHKVPAFRVIEKNGGKLGHSVVYF; via the coding sequence ATGAAAATCATTCAATTGACAGACCTGCATCTTGGCAAGGAAGGGGAAGACACCAACGGCATAGATGTCAGGGATAATTTTTTAAGGGCGCTTGAACTGGTAGAAGAGTGTCAGCCTGATTGTTTGGTCATTACGGGTGATCTGTGTTACAAGGCTCCTGAAAAAGAAATTTACGAATGGGCCAAATCCCATCTGGACAAGTTGTCCGTTCCCTTTGAGTTAATTGCCGGCAACCACGACGAACCCGTAATGATGTCAGAAGTATTCAATCTCAATGGGGACTTAAAGCCCGATGGGATTTATTATAGCCGTAAGATAGCCGGGGAAAAGATGCTGTTCCTGGATACCGCTCCTGCCAAAATTGCTCCCCCCCAAATGGAATGGATCAGGGAACAACTCAATAAACTTCAACAGGATCTCATCATTTTTATGCATCATCCGCCTCTGCTTTCTGACGTTCCGTTTATGGATAAAAATCATGCTTTCAAAAACCGGTCGGAAATCCAACAGCTCTTTTCTAATCATACCCACAATCTGACCATATTTACGGGGCATTACCATGTGGAAAGGACTTTAAGGCTGGGGAATATGGAAGTGAACATAACGCCTTCTACATTCTTCCAGATCAGTAGAAAATCACCCGCTTTTGAAGTTGATCATAAGGTCCCTGCCTTTCGGGTCATTGAAAAAAATGGAGGCAAACTGGGGCATAGTGTGGTATATTTTTGA